The Acetomicrobium flavidum genome window below encodes:
- the fusA gene encoding elongation factor G — protein MGTRKPEDTRTIAVAAHGGAGKTSLVEAMLYDAGAIGRLGKIEEGNTVSDFDLEEQKRQISINTSVITFDYKGKNLFVLDTPGYADFVGELRSGMRVADSVVILVSGVDGVEVQTEKAYDFASDFSIPVIFFINKLDRDNADYDKTLKEIQQVLTDKALPLFLPIGQESNFKGVVNVLSGKAYVYKGGGSKEFEESTPPADLEDKLAAAKEALIERIVEVDDDLMMRYLDGEELKEEELTAALKKAVFQRVVMPVLPGSAIANVGVFQLLDVISDILPSPVDMFPRKAINAEGKEIEVKPDPDEKFSSLCFKVMVDPYVGKLSFIRVFSGKLASDQSVYIVNKKVEERISSLRFMKGKEGKDVKEVIVGDIVAIPKLQNAAVGDTIAVKGVDFLFPPIQFPNPVYSLAVVPKSRADEDKLSNAIHRMLEEDPTLRYEKNIETGDHLLSGMGDLHLDIVLSRIKERYGVELETRLPRVPYRETIRKPSKAQGKYKKQTGGRGQYGDVWLELQPLERGSGLQFEDRIVGGVVPKQYIPAVEKGLREAAQKGVLAGYPAIDFKAILYDGSYHEVDSSEMAFKIAASMAFKKCFVEASPVLLEPIMNVEVVVPEEYLGDVMGDLNSRRGRIMGIESRGRFQVVKAQVPLAEMFRYAIVLRSMTSGRGNFSMEFSHYEEVPQDLAKKIIAQAQVESEEEAASK, from the coding sequence ATGGGAACGCGTAAGCCTGAAGACACTAGAACTATTGCTGTAGCAGCTCATGGAGGTGCCGGAAAGACATCTTTAGTCGAGGCTATGCTGTACGATGCAGGAGCCATAGGTCGCTTAGGAAAAATTGAAGAGGGTAACACCGTAAGCGATTTCGATTTAGAGGAGCAGAAAAGGCAAATTTCCATAAATACGTCTGTGATCACCTTCGACTACAAAGGCAAAAACTTGTTTGTCCTTGATACCCCTGGATACGCAGACTTCGTCGGAGAGTTGCGCTCAGGCATGAGAGTGGCCGATTCGGTTGTGATATTGGTAAGCGGCGTCGACGGAGTAGAGGTTCAAACGGAGAAGGCCTATGACTTTGCCAGCGACTTCTCCATTCCTGTCATCTTTTTCATCAACAAGTTGGACAGGGATAATGCAGACTACGATAAGACATTGAAAGAAATACAGCAGGTTTTGACCGATAAGGCCCTTCCCCTGTTCCTTCCAATTGGCCAAGAAAGCAACTTCAAAGGCGTGGTAAATGTCTTAAGTGGCAAGGCTTATGTTTATAAAGGAGGCGGAAGCAAGGAATTCGAGGAGAGTACACCTCCGGCCGATCTTGAAGATAAACTTGCCGCAGCCAAAGAAGCCCTCATAGAAAGGATCGTTGAGGTTGACGACGATCTGATGATGCGCTACCTAGACGGCGAGGAGCTAAAGGAAGAAGAGCTGACAGCGGCGCTTAAAAAGGCCGTATTTCAAAGGGTTGTCATGCCGGTATTGCCCGGCTCAGCCATAGCAAACGTCGGTGTATTTCAGCTGCTGGATGTCATAAGCGACATACTGCCTTCACCTGTGGATATGTTTCCGAGAAAGGCGATAAATGCGGAAGGCAAAGAGATCGAGGTAAAACCCGATCCGGACGAAAAGTTTAGCTCCTTGTGCTTCAAGGTAATGGTAGATCCATATGTGGGAAAACTGTCCTTTATAAGGGTTTTTTCCGGAAAACTTGCATCGGATCAATCGGTGTACATAGTAAACAAAAAGGTGGAGGAACGAATTAGCTCCTTAAGATTTATGAAAGGCAAAGAGGGCAAGGATGTCAAAGAGGTGATTGTGGGTGATATCGTAGCAATCCCGAAATTGCAAAACGCAGCTGTTGGAGACACCATAGCCGTTAAGGGGGTAGATTTCCTGTTTCCCCCCATTCAATTTCCAAATCCCGTCTACAGCTTGGCAGTTGTCCCTAAAAGCAGAGCCGACGAGGATAAGCTGTCCAACGCGATTCACCGTATGTTGGAAGAAGACCCCACCTTGCGCTATGAGAAAAACATCGAAACTGGAGACCATTTGTTATCCGGAATGGGTGATCTCCACCTGGACATAGTGCTATCTCGCATCAAAGAGCGTTACGGTGTCGAGCTTGAGACGCGCCTTCCGCGGGTACCTTACAGGGAAACCATCAGAAAGCCGTCTAAAGCTCAGGGCAAATATAAAAAGCAAACCGGAGGGAGAGGGCAATACGGGGATGTATGGCTCGAACTTCAACCTTTGGAACGAGGATCTGGTTTACAGTTCGAGGATCGAATTGTCGGTGGGGTAGTGCCCAAACAATATATCCCGGCCGTCGAAAAGGGATTAAGAGAAGCTGCCCAAAAGGGAGTGCTTGCGGGATATCCAGCGATCGACTTTAAGGCCATCCTTTATGATGGTTCCTATCATGAGGTTGACTCGTCGGAAATGGCTTTCAAAATAGCCGCTTCGATGGCTTTCAAAAAATGCTTCGTCGAAGCATCTCCTGTATTGCTTGAGCCGATCATGAACGTCGAAGTGGTGGTGCCGGAGGAGTATCTTGGTGATGTAATGGGCGATTTAAATTCAAGGCGCGGGAGGATAATGGGCATCGAAAGCAGGGGAAGGTTCCAGGTCGTCAAGGCACAGGTGCCATTGGCCGAGATGTTCAGATACGCCATTGTGCTTCGGTCCATGACTTCTGGGAGAGGTAACTTTTCCATGGAATTCTCTCACTATGAGGAAGTGCCGCAGGATTTGGCCAAAAAGATCATAGCACAGGCCCAGGTAGAATCCGAGGAGGAAGCTGCGTCCAAGTGA
- a CDS encoding FAD-dependent oxidoreductase, with protein MERNVRVLLNGREVYGFPGQTILELCQDCGVEIPYLCYDPHLSVHGGCSVCLVEVKGAKTLVRACSNKISNGMEIYTDTEKARLARKTALELLLSDHVGDCRPPCTLACPARGDVQGYVNLAVSGLYKEALDLLHENVTLPASIGRICPAPCQEKCRRNFVDEEPVSIREIKRFVGDWALKRGNLGHIDDIKDNGHSVAIVGGGPAGLSAAFFLRKKGYQVTIYEKEQELGGMMRYGIPGYRLPKDVLKKEIDWLLSWGINVKTNMALGRNMTLEELQRGHDAVLLAFGCWQSTPLNVPGENLKGVLAGIEFLYDVNNHVSVDIGKKVAVIGGGNTAMDACRCAKRLGAEEVTVIYRRTRQEMPAEDIEIEEAMEEGINFIYLAAPKEIRGDGRVREIVCEKMALGEPDASGRRRPIPTGETFVVTVDTVIAAIGQRPVLKVLPPEIHDGRRILVDENFATPIGGVFACGDLKTGPDIAIAAIGEGHFAAESIHHYITKGCAKSPYECDVTRDDLGPQDFLDREKQPREHPKVLPAHERLSMPFEEFNKGLTEEQIKHDGSRCMECGCPDIFECKLRAYSVKYEASPTRLSGEKVKRFEEKLRYYDRNMDKCILCGRCVRACDEIVGLHAIDFINRGFVSTIHDAYLKPLDEAECTGCGICVQLCPVGALTEKRRQRWPHSEVPMETKTTCGECSLGCEVVINSDKTGRSVVRVNSDLNSAVSPTKGLTCHKARTFHLNSAKPCPDFNPEALEKISNFLRSNDNISILLGNSLSNEDYEAIKDTLTNLAPNAVISLPEADEFKPFLTLTANEGQRRGTLGQLFEADVAFVIDDNLDQELPLIPTLLRKRVRAGALKIIYLGSTPGLLDKGSTIMLKTDMTDLSALLESLDSGLTKEASRLYEISEDKIKEAKDVLINAKRPLVLVGPKVASSIVSSQALLKLCSKLDKCTYLPLYRGANTEGALRILGNMLTPTTENLSMIKEGKISKVLLIEPDRWVRKMFFAVDKGVDCALLSSKTYDDISARIIMPITGWHERRGHVTNLSGAVLEQKEAIVPPKNVMSLSRLLTMIK; from the coding sequence ATGGAACGAAACGTAAGGGTATTGCTAAATGGTCGTGAAGTATACGGCTTTCCGGGACAGACAATCTTAGAGCTTTGCCAGGACTGCGGCGTGGAGATCCCGTACCTTTGCTACGATCCACACTTATCGGTTCATGGAGGGTGTTCCGTATGTCTCGTTGAAGTTAAGGGCGCCAAAACCTTGGTTAGGGCTTGTTCCAACAAGATCTCAAATGGCATGGAAATATACACTGACACTGAAAAGGCCAGGCTTGCAAGAAAGACTGCCCTGGAATTGCTTCTGTCCGATCATGTGGGAGATTGCAGACCACCATGCACCTTAGCTTGTCCGGCCAGGGGAGACGTACAAGGATACGTCAATCTGGCTGTATCGGGCTTATATAAAGAGGCTTTGGACCTGCTTCACGAAAATGTTACGCTGCCAGCCTCTATAGGCAGGATCTGTCCGGCACCTTGCCAAGAAAAATGCAGAAGAAATTTCGTAGACGAAGAGCCGGTCTCCATAAGGGAAATAAAGCGCTTCGTGGGAGACTGGGCACTAAAGCGTGGCAACCTTGGGCACATAGACGATATCAAGGATAATGGTCACAGTGTTGCCATAGTGGGAGGCGGACCGGCAGGGTTATCTGCTGCCTTTTTCTTGAGGAAAAAAGGATACCAGGTCACAATATATGAGAAGGAACAAGAGCTTGGCGGCATGATGCGCTATGGGATACCCGGCTATAGGCTTCCAAAGGACGTCTTAAAGAAAGAAATAGATTGGCTGTTGTCATGGGGCATTAACGTCAAGACCAATATGGCCTTAGGAAGGAACATGACGTTGGAAGAACTTCAAAGAGGACATGACGCCGTGTTGCTTGCCTTCGGTTGTTGGCAAAGCACGCCCCTTAACGTACCCGGAGAGAATCTCAAGGGAGTATTGGCCGGGATAGAATTCTTATACGACGTAAACAACCACGTATCAGTGGACATCGGCAAAAAGGTAGCCGTCATAGGCGGCGGCAATACTGCCATGGACGCCTGCCGATGCGCCAAGAGGCTGGGTGCCGAGGAAGTAACGGTCATATATAGGCGCACGAGACAAGAAATGCCCGCTGAAGATATAGAGATAGAGGAGGCCATGGAAGAAGGCATTAATTTCATCTATCTGGCAGCTCCAAAGGAGATAAGGGGCGACGGACGGGTGCGCGAAATCGTGTGTGAAAAGATGGCCTTAGGAGAACCAGATGCATCGGGCAGAAGAAGGCCCATTCCCACGGGAGAGACCTTTGTCGTAACTGTGGATACTGTAATAGCAGCCATCGGCCAAAGGCCTGTCTTGAAAGTCCTTCCGCCTGAGATACACGATGGTCGAAGGATCCTGGTCGATGAAAACTTCGCCACCCCCATAGGAGGAGTGTTTGCCTGCGGAGACCTAAAGACGGGCCCCGACATAGCCATAGCTGCCATAGGAGAAGGCCATTTCGCGGCTGAATCCATACATCACTATATAACGAAGGGATGTGCAAAGAGCCCTTACGAGTGCGACGTAACGCGAGACGACCTAGGCCCCCAGGATTTTCTCGACAGAGAAAAACAACCCCGCGAACATCCCAAAGTGCTTCCTGCTCATGAAAGGCTAAGCATGCCATTCGAGGAATTTAACAAAGGCTTAACGGAAGAGCAAATCAAACACGATGGGAGCCGTTGCATGGAATGCGGCTGTCCCGATATATTTGAGTGCAAATTGCGCGCCTACTCAGTCAAATACGAGGCATCTCCGACGCGGCTTAGTGGCGAGAAGGTCAAGCGCTTCGAAGAAAAGCTTCGCTACTACGATAGGAACATGGACAAATGCATACTATGCGGACGATGTGTCAGGGCATGCGATGAAATAGTCGGATTGCATGCCATCGACTTCATAAACCGCGGTTTTGTATCTACCATTCACGACGCATACCTAAAGCCATTGGACGAGGCCGAATGTACTGGATGTGGAATTTGCGTGCAACTTTGTCCTGTTGGGGCATTGACCGAAAAGCGAAGGCAGCGCTGGCCGCACAGCGAGGTTCCCATGGAAACAAAAACTACATGCGGAGAATGTTCATTGGGGTGCGAAGTTGTCATAAATTCCGACAAAACTGGACGTAGCGTAGTTCGAGTTAACTCCGATTTGAACTCTGCCGTATCCCCCACAAAAGGACTGACTTGCCATAAAGCACGGACTTTCCACCTAAACTCAGCAAAACCATGTCCTGACTTTAACCCCGAAGCTTTAGAAAAGATATCGAATTTTCTGCGTTCAAACGACAATATCTCCATATTGCTCGGCAACTCCTTAAGCAACGAAGATTATGAGGCCATAAAGGACACCTTAACGAATTTGGCGCCCAATGCCGTAATATCCTTGCCCGAGGCAGACGAGTTTAAGCCCTTCTTGACCTTAACCGCCAACGAGGGGCAAAGAAGAGGTACGTTAGGACAGCTCTTCGAGGCAGACGTGGCCTTTGTGATCGACGACAATTTGGATCAAGAACTTCCACTCATCCCAACGCTTCTTCGCAAAAGAGTTCGAGCGGGAGCCCTAAAGATAATATACCTTGGAAGCACTCCGGGATTGCTCGATAAAGGATCTACGATAATGCTTAAGACAGATATGACGGACCTGTCCGCCCTGCTTGAATCCCTCGATAGCGGTCTCACCAAGGAAGCCTCGAGGCTCTACGAGATAAGCGAGGACAAAATAAAAGAGGCCAAAGATGTCTTGATAAACGCCAAACGCCCCTTGGTTTTGGTAGGACCCAAAGTAGCTTCAAGCATCGTTTCGTCGCAAGCGTTGCTGAAACTATGCAGTAAACTTGACAAATGCACTTACCTGCCTCTTTATCGTGGAGCTAATACCGAAGGGGCATTACGCATTCTAGGCAATATGCTAACGCCTACGACTGAAAACTTGAGCATGATAAAAGAAGGAAAGATAAGCAAAGTACTTTTGATAGAACCTGACCGATGGGTAAGAAAGATGTTTTTTGCAGTTGACAAAGGCGTTGATTGTGCTTTGCTGTCCTCTAAAACCTACGACGACATAAGCGCTCGTATAATCATGCCCATAACAGGGTGGCACGAAAGGCGCGGACACGTCACGAATTTGTCCGGAGCAGTGCTGGAGCAGAAGGAAGCCATAGTCCCCCCAAAAAACGTCATGAGCCTATCGCGCTTGCTTACGATGATTAAGTAA
- the nuoF gene encoding NADH-quinone oxidoreductase subunit NuoF: MAKITVRVGMASCGLASGAEPVYKELKKLLEGKNEVILKQVGCIGLCSYEPLVEVDIDGKRTIYGDMTPALAQELVNSSFSPTQTLREKVVYSNEIEEAPENRRMNKQVRIVLANCGIIDPERIDEAISRGAYKALAKALKTMPPEEVIDEVYRSGLRGRGGAGFPTGLKWKFTRQAKEEPKYIICNADEGDPGAFMDRSVLEGDPHAVIEGMIICAYAVGASHGYIYCRAEYPLAIKRLNIALNQARQENFLGSDILGSGFNFDIEIKEGAGAFVCGEETALIASIEGKRGMPRPRPPFPAESGVWGKPTNINNVETYANVPWIIRHGANEFARYGTERSKGTKVFALAGKVAKGGLVEVPMGMPIREVIFDIGGGIAGGKNIKAVQMGGPSGGCIPSRLLDTPIDYESITATGAIMGSGGMIVLDETSCVVDVAKFFLNFTQRESCGKCPFCRIGTKRMLEILERISEGKGKMEDLDLLYELALQVKEGSLCGLGQTAPNPVLTTLKYFREEYEAHVKDRRCPAKVCPSLIHYVIDSEKCIGCTRCARICPVSAITGKVKEPHEIDDSKCVRCGQCKQTCPVSAISVE; the protein is encoded by the coding sequence ATGGCTAAGATCACTGTGCGAGTGGGCATGGCCAGTTGCGGGCTTGCCTCTGGAGCTGAACCTGTTTACAAAGAGCTTAAAAAACTCCTTGAAGGCAAGAATGAGGTCATATTAAAGCAGGTTGGTTGTATTGGATTGTGTTCTTATGAACCGCTTGTGGAAGTTGACATTGACGGCAAAAGGACAATCTATGGAGATATGACTCCCGCCTTGGCACAGGAGCTTGTAAATTCGTCATTTTCGCCTACTCAAACACTAAGAGAAAAAGTTGTTTATAGCAACGAGATCGAGGAAGCCCCGGAAAACAGGAGGATGAACAAGCAGGTTCGGATAGTCCTGGCAAATTGCGGGATTATAGACCCCGAAAGGATAGATGAGGCCATATCTAGAGGAGCATATAAAGCGCTTGCAAAGGCATTGAAAACCATGCCTCCAGAAGAGGTTATAGACGAGGTCTACAGATCGGGCCTACGAGGTCGAGGCGGAGCTGGCTTTCCCACCGGACTAAAATGGAAGTTCACCAGACAGGCTAAGGAGGAGCCCAAATATATCATATGCAATGCCGACGAAGGAGACCCTGGTGCTTTCATGGACAGATCCGTACTCGAGGGCGATCCTCATGCCGTGATCGAGGGGATGATAATATGTGCCTATGCCGTTGGTGCTTCTCATGGCTACATTTACTGTCGCGCAGAATATCCGCTTGCCATAAAGAGGCTTAACATAGCCCTAAACCAGGCGAGGCAAGAAAATTTCCTTGGCAGTGACATATTGGGCAGCGGTTTTAATTTCGACATAGAGATAAAGGAGGGAGCCGGAGCCTTCGTATGTGGCGAAGAGACGGCATTAATAGCATCTATCGAAGGAAAAAGAGGTATGCCTCGTCCTAGACCTCCCTTCCCTGCCGAAAGCGGTGTCTGGGGGAAACCTACCAACATAAACAATGTAGAGACTTACGCAAACGTGCCTTGGATCATAAGGCACGGTGCTAACGAGTTTGCGCGTTATGGCACGGAAAGAAGCAAAGGAACCAAAGTTTTTGCATTGGCCGGAAAGGTGGCCAAAGGCGGGCTTGTCGAAGTGCCCATGGGAATGCCCATCAGGGAGGTAATTTTCGACATAGGCGGCGGTATTGCCGGTGGAAAGAACATAAAGGCAGTACAGATGGGTGGCCCTTCTGGAGGTTGCATACCGTCACGACTCTTGGATACTCCCATAGATTACGAGTCAATCACGGCAACGGGTGCCATCATGGGATCGGGCGGAATGATTGTCTTGGACGAGACAAGCTGCGTCGTAGACGTGGCCAAATTCTTCCTGAATTTTACACAGCGAGAATCCTGTGGCAAATGCCCATTTTGTAGGATAGGCACAAAGAGGATGCTGGAAATACTTGAGCGCATCAGCGAAGGTAAGGGTAAGATGGAAGACTTGGATCTACTTTACGAACTGGCCTTGCAGGTGAAAGAAGGTTCTCTTTGCGGACTGGGTCAAACGGCGCCAAATCCGGTGCTTACCACCCTTAAGTATTTTAGAGAGGAATACGAAGCCCACGTAAAGGACAGGCGTTGTCCTGCAAAGGTATGTCCTTCGCTGATACATTATGTCATAGATAGCGAAAAATGCATCGGATGCACCAGATGCGCCAGAATTTGCCCAGTTAGCGCCATAACTGGGAAGGTCAAGGAACCTCATGAGATAGACGACTCTAAATGTGTAAGATGCGGACAATGCAAACAGACATGTCCTGTCTCCGCCATATCCGTTGAGTAG
- the nuoE gene encoding NADH-quinone oxidoreductase subunit NuoE: MLSVEQDDEQAIRDIVESFKGKRGITIQLLSKIQDTFGYLPQEVVSKVAKELDIPEATLYGVATFYAAFRFKPLGKYTIKLCRGTACHVQGSLLIAQEVMRYLGVSEGETTDDGLFTLELVACLGCCSLAPVMMVGDDVYGRLTPDKAVKVLESYRKAERGE, translated from the coding sequence ATGCTTTCTGTCGAACAAGATGACGAACAGGCGATAAGAGATATCGTTGAAAGCTTCAAGGGCAAGAGGGGCATCACGATACAACTCCTATCCAAGATTCAAGACACATTTGGGTATCTACCCCAAGAAGTTGTCAGCAAGGTAGCAAAAGAGCTTGATATACCAGAGGCAACCCTTTACGGCGTAGCAACCTTTTATGCCGCTTTCAGGTTTAAGCCCTTGGGCAAGTATACTATAAAGCTATGTAGGGGTACGGCTTGTCATGTACAGGGTTCCCTGCTCATAGCACAAGAGGTAATGAGGTACTTGGGCGTTTCGGAAGGTGAGACTACAGACGACGGCCTTTTTACCCTGGAACTAGTTGCCTGTCTTGGATGTTGCAGCCTGGCACCTGTCATGATGGTAGGAGACGATGTTTATGGTCGTCTGACGCCCGATAAGGCCGTGAAGGTGCTCGAATCCTATCGAAAAGCTGAAAGAGGTGAATAA
- a CDS encoding glutaredoxin family protein produces MKVKVYSTPTCPWCTKVKEHLRELGVEYDEIDVSKDRAAAMEMVRQTGQMGVPVTFIGDEFVVGYDPQAIDELLRENDLLA; encoded by the coding sequence ATGAAAGTCAAGGTTTATAGCACACCCACGTGTCCTTGGTGTACTAAGGTCAAGGAACATTTGCGAGAATTGGGCGTAGAATACGATGAAATTGATGTCAGCAAGGATAGGGCTGCTGCTATGGAGATGGTAAGACAGACCGGACAGATGGGAGTGCCTGTAACTTTTATAGGCGATGAATTTGTCGTAGGTTATGATCCGCAGGCCATTGATGAGCTTTTGAGGGAAAATGACCTGTTAGCTTGA
- a CDS encoding glucose-6-phosphate isomerase, translating into MDELLSMSIGGAIFSGNSSIEDEIDRLSIKIEEADVHLREKGRDDADGYGWVNLPYQDLTKIIETADWLARSDAIVQIGIGGSALGNRMLVNALLPPFYNELEAPLRRGPRFYLLENSDPATAAAVLNRIDVSKTAFVVVSKSGSTTETIAHFLWVWQIVRDKLGNKAQEHFLVITDPKKGALRKFAKATGCRSLGIPESVGGRYSVLTSVGLATAAAVGIDIEKLLLGARQMDQRLAMRQQTWENPAWALAALNVIHARLGRNMAVMMPYGDGLLAFAEWFAQLWGESLGKNGFGTTPVRALGAIDQHSQLQLYMEGPDDKLITMIDVQNRPGFELPRKIEDDVLREFDFLCDKTLGDLLSIEARSTASALIKAGKPVVYLKIPEISEIYVGALVFFYEYVTALVGLLMDINPFDQPGVEQGKRYIYSLMGRPGYQEYESEVEKYFGICSKFEIIV; encoded by the coding sequence TTGGATGAGCTTCTGAGCATGTCTATAGGTGGTGCCATTTTTAGCGGTAACTCTTCTATAGAAGATGAGATCGATCGTTTGTCTATAAAAATAGAAGAAGCAGATGTACATTTACGCGAAAAGGGCAGGGACGATGCGGATGGTTACGGATGGGTCAATTTGCCCTATCAGGATTTGACAAAAATCATAGAGACGGCCGATTGGCTTGCCCGTTCCGATGCGATCGTTCAGATCGGAATAGGGGGCTCTGCTTTGGGCAACAGGATGCTCGTAAATGCGCTTCTTCCTCCTTTTTACAATGAACTCGAGGCGCCCTTAAGACGCGGACCAAGATTTTATTTGTTGGAAAATTCCGATCCGGCAACTGCGGCAGCTGTGCTAAACAGGATCGATGTATCAAAGACCGCTTTTGTTGTCGTCAGCAAGTCCGGTAGCACGACAGAGACCATCGCTCATTTCCTTTGGGTATGGCAGATAGTCAGGGATAAACTAGGCAACAAAGCTCAAGAACACTTTTTAGTGATAACTGACCCCAAAAAAGGTGCTTTGCGAAAGTTTGCTAAGGCTACTGGTTGTAGGAGCCTAGGAATTCCCGAAAGCGTCGGTGGGAGGTATTCCGTTTTGACTTCCGTGGGCCTTGCAACAGCCGCTGCAGTTGGTATCGATATAGAGAAGCTGCTCCTTGGAGCAAGGCAGATGGACCAAAGGCTCGCAATGCGGCAACAAACTTGGGAAAATCCGGCTTGGGCCTTGGCGGCTTTAAATGTCATCCATGCAAGGCTTGGAAGAAATATGGCGGTCATGATGCCCTATGGAGATGGGCTTTTGGCCTTTGCCGAATGGTTTGCTCAGCTATGGGGAGAAAGCTTGGGTAAAAACGGGTTTGGTACAACTCCTGTTCGCGCCCTGGGAGCAATTGATCAGCATTCGCAGCTTCAACTTTATATGGAAGGTCCCGACGATAAGCTCATCACCATGATCGATGTTCAAAACAGGCCAGGCTTTGAGTTGCCAAGAAAAATTGAAGATGATGTTTTAAGGGAATTTGACTTTCTGTGCGACAAGACCTTGGGGGATCTTTTAAGCATAGAGGCTCGTTCGACGGCTTCCGCCTTGATCAAGGCAGGAAAGCCGGTCGTTTACTTAAAGATACCGGAGATCTCCGAGATATATGTTGGGGCATTAGTCTTTTTCTACGAGTACGTGACGGCGTTGGTCGGGCTTTTGATGGATATTAACCCCTTTGATCAACCGGGAGTTGAACAGGGTAAACGTTACATATATTCCCTAATGGGACGTCCGGGGTATCAGGAATATGAAAGTGAAGTCGAAAAATACTTCGGAATTTGCAGCAAGTTTGAGATCATAGTTTAA
- a CDS encoding ATP-binding cassette domain-containing protein, which produces MTEAPLLYLDDITVSRENGKKLLDKVTIKVGHGEITGVLGRNGAGKTTLAYTIMGLPSYKPDSGRIFFEGEDITGLSITERARLGITLAWQYPARYEGITVAEYLRLSRRDATKRELEEALDFIQMEAFYLDRFVDKALSGGERKRLELASVYLMRPKLAILDEPDSGVDMLAIGDVVRLFKRLADFGSSVLVITHRDDIASACDRAYLLCNGKVMLEGQPVAVKQYYMSLCGPCSDPLLASEVTSNESK; this is translated from the coding sequence ATGACGGAGGCACCATTGCTTTACTTAGATGATATAACAGTTAGCAGAGAGAACGGTAAGAAGCTGCTTGACAAGGTTACTATAAAGGTCGGGCATGGCGAGATAACGGGAGTGTTGGGCCGAAACGGTGCAGGCAAGACGACGCTTGCTTACACCATCATGGGGTTGCCCTCCTACAAGCCTGATTCGGGACGGATATTTTTTGAGGGCGAAGACATAACGGGCCTTTCTATAACGGAGAGGGCCAGGCTAGGGATAACTTTGGCATGGCAGTACCCGGCAAGGTACGAAGGCATAACGGTAGCAGAATATTTAAGGTTATCCCGAAGGGACGCAACAAAACGCGAACTGGAGGAAGCCTTGGATTTCATTCAGATGGAAGCCTTTTACCTAGACAGGTTCGTCGATAAGGCTCTATCGGGAGGGGAAAGAAAGAGGCTTGAGCTTGCCTCGGTTTATTTGATGCGACCTAAGCTTGCCATACTTGACGAACCCGATTCGGGCGTCGATATGCTCGCCATCGGAGATGTCGTTAGGCTTTTCAAGAGGCTTGCTGATTTTGGGAGTAGCGTCTTGGTGATAACGCACAGGGATGATATAGCATCCGCATGCGATAGGGCTTATCTGTTGTGTAACGGGAAGGTGATGCTCGAGGGACAACCGGTAGCCGTGAAACAATACTACATGTCCTTGTGTGGACCATGTTCCGATCCGCTCTTAGCCAGCGAGGTGACTTCTAATGAATCTAAATGA
- a CDS encoding SufB/SufD family protein — MNLNEEYSTLIEIARKTGDPIKSDEAHVIVHANNILASKDVPGLVIDAEETEYGIRATFTVKAGFVLKKPVHLCFGHLGKEGKQVIESKIVLEDGAKAKFYSHCIFPNAIEFLHAMEGDIVVGKGADMTYEEVHVHGPEGKIEVRPVTRVIVNEKGRYVSNFALIEGRVGILSLDVDVDVIGRLGSAEITSKIYGKYDDQCSVKDVIRLSGENSSGLAKARVVLKDHSFGKFYGEVQGAAEGAKGHVDCTEVVQGYAKAEAVPVVSVIHPGAEITHEAAIGKIANEKLWGLMAKGLSENEAIDVIVSGLLR, encoded by the coding sequence ATGAATCTAAATGAAGAATATTCAACCTTGATAGAAATCGCTCGAAAGACCGGGGATCCCATTAAATCCGATGAGGCACATGTGATAGTTCATGCCAATAACATTCTCGCCTCAAAGGATGTGCCGGGCCTTGTGATTGACGCTGAAGAAACCGAATATGGCATCAGGGCAACCTTTACCGTAAAGGCAGGATTTGTCTTAAAAAAACCTGTACATCTTTGTTTTGGCCATTTGGGCAAAGAGGGCAAACAGGTCATAGAAAGCAAGATCGTTTTAGAAGATGGGGCTAAGGCCAAATTTTACTCTCACTGTATTTTCCCTAATGCCATTGAGTTTCTTCATGCCATGGAGGGAGATATAGTCGTGGGAAAAGGTGCCGATATGACCTACGAGGAAGTACACGTACACGGTCCGGAAGGCAAGATAGAGGTACGGCCAGTGACGCGCGTCATCGTCAACGAAAAGGGCAGGTATGTCAGTAACTTTGCCCTTATAGAAGGTCGAGTAGGCATTTTGTCCCTCGATGTAGATGTTGACGTCATAGGACGGTTGGGAAGTGCCGAGATCACGTCAAAAATTTATGGCAAATACGACGACCAGTGCAGCGTCAAGGACGTGATTCGCCTTTCAGGCGAAAACTCAAGCGGCTTGGCCAAGGCAAGGGTTGTGCTAAAAGACCATAGCTTCGGAAAGTTTTATGGAGAGGTGCAAGGAGCTGCGGAAGGGGCTAAGGGCCATGTGGATTGCACTGAAGTAGTTCAAGGATATGCCAAGGCAGAGGCTGTGCCCGTGGTCTCGGTCATTCATCCCGGGGCGGAGATAACGCACGAGGCAGCCATAGGCAAAATAGCGAATGAAAAGCTCTGGGGGTTGATGGCCAAGGGTTTAAGCGAAAACGAAGCTATAGACGTCATAGTTTCGGGCCTTTTGCGGTAA